The following are from one region of the Ostrinia nubilalis chromosome 28, ilOstNubi1.1, whole genome shotgun sequence genome:
- the LOC135085193 gene encoding uncharacterized protein LOC135085193, producing MEEPVLPPPEISLYSDQQVILDEAGPLLEWVQKTIQHFSYELNTSYPLPKFDIVVVDGGNPYSEGWGLITLSPSTLTDTKTIARLLAQQWFGGLVSPRWWSSQWLMDALTSVLAEKAPAISDSASERQQDALLLDHVLPALRLDSSNSVRAVASPRLDRADIEAASDELSLHKGAAIVSMAIEAAGEAAGRAALARLLKYHRAASADARDLWRALQHDSGDDSSTHAQAWDGWCERPGYPLLCATVDGDNVVIKQKR from the exons ATGGAGGAACCGGTGCTGCCCCCTCCAGAAATCAGCTTGTACAGCGATCAGCAAGTGATTCTGGATGAAGCTGG ACCTCTCCTAGAATGGGTGCAGAAGACGATACAGCATTTCAGTTACGAATTGAACACGTCGTACCCCTTACCTAAGTTCGATATAGTGGTGGTAGACGGTGGCAATCCTTATTCTGAAGGCTGGGGACTGATTACTCTGTCTCCTTCTACTTTGACTGACACGAAAACCATCGCCAGACTGCTGGCCCAGCAg TGGTTTGGCGGGCTAGTCTCACCTCGTTGGTGGAGTTCCCAGTGGTTGATGGACGCTCTGACGTCAGTGCTTGCTGAGAAGGCACCAGCGATCAGCGACAGCGCGTCTGAGAGGCAGCAGGATGCTTTGTTACTGGACCATGTGCTGCCTGCACTCAG GCTAGATTCAAGCAACTCAGTGCGAGCTGTGGCATCCCCCAGGCTGGATCGAGCTGACATTGAGGCAGCTTCGGACGAGCTATCTTTACATAAG GGGGCGGCCATAGTGAGCATGGCAATAGAGGCGGCGGGGGAAGCGGCGGGGAGGGCTGCGTTGGCGCGGCTTCTGAAGTACCACAGGGCTGCTAGCGCTGACGCCAG AGACCTCTGGCGAGCGCTACAGCACGACAGCGGCGATGACTCAAGCACCCACGCCCAGGCGTGGGACGGCTGGTGCGAGCGGCCTGGGTACCCGTTGCTGTGCGCCACGGTAGATGGCGACAACGTGGTCATCAAGCAAAAGAGGTAA